A genomic window from Scatophagus argus isolate fScaArg1 chromosome 17, fScaArg1.pri, whole genome shotgun sequence includes:
- the tpd52 gene encoding tumor protein D52 isoform X2, with translation MEDTETGSQQHPDPVPEMGEDAMTSVGPSSPPPTMTEEERQELQEELVKVEDEIQTLSQVLMAKEKRVADIKRKLGITPLNELKQNITKTWQEVTTSTAYRRTSETLSQASLKATAAFSNVGSAISRKLEDVRNAPTFKSFEGRMETFKGKTKMSPSASTTNPDNQDGGGGPASESLLSQPEDLPSQEAPMN, from the exons GTTCCCAGCAGCATCCGGACCCAGTCCCAGAGATGGGAGAAGATGCAATGACGTCCGTCGGtccctcttcccctccccccaccatgacagaggaggagcggcaggagctgcaggaggagttGGTCAAG GTTGAGGATGAGATCCAGACTCTGTCCCAGGTGCTGATGGCCAAGGAGAAGCGGGTGGCGGACATTAAGAGGAAGCTTGGCATCACACCTCTCAACgagctgaaacaaaacatcaccaaAACCTGGCAAGAAGTCACCACCTCCACCGC CTATAGGAGGACATCTGAAACGCTGTCTCAGGCGAGTCTGAAGGCTACAGCTGCGTTCTCCAATGTGGGTTCTGCCATCAGCAGAAAACTCGAGGATGTCAG gaACGCGCCAACTTTCAAGTCATTTGAGGGGAGAATGGAGACGTTTAAG GGCAAGACCAAGATGAGTCCATCAGCATCCACCACTAACCCTGACAACCAGGACGGCGGCGGCGGCCCTGCCTCTGAGTCTTTGCTCAGTCAGCCTGAAGACTTGCCCTCCCAGGAGGCGCCGATGAACTAA
- the tpd52 gene encoding tumor protein D52 isoform X1, translated as MEPLEEYHSPFDFEQGVNTNYLYLSPAYSDTPPSSPTVKTRGSQQHPDPVPEMGEDAMTSVGPSSPPPTMTEEERQELQEELVKVEDEIQTLSQVLMAKEKRVADIKRKLGITPLNELKQNITKTWQEVTTSTAYRRTSETLSQASLKATAAFSNVGSAISRKLEDVRNAPTFKSFEGRMETFKGKTKMSPSASTTNPDNQDGGGGPASESLLSQPEDLPSQEAPMN; from the exons ATGGAGCCCCTGGAGGAGTACCACTCTCCGTTTGACTTTGAGCAAGGAGTCAACACCAACTACCTCTACCTCTCCCCGGCCTACAGCGACACGCCGCCCAGCTCGCCAACTGTCAAAACCAGAG GTTCCCAGCAGCATCCGGACCCAGTCCCAGAGATGGGAGAAGATGCAATGACGTCCGTCGGtccctcttcccctccccccaccatgacagaggaggagcggcaggagctgcaggaggagttGGTCAAG GTTGAGGATGAGATCCAGACTCTGTCCCAGGTGCTGATGGCCAAGGAGAAGCGGGTGGCGGACATTAAGAGGAAGCTTGGCATCACACCTCTCAACgagctgaaacaaaacatcaccaaAACCTGGCAAGAAGTCACCACCTCCACCGC CTATAGGAGGACATCTGAAACGCTGTCTCAGGCGAGTCTGAAGGCTACAGCTGCGTTCTCCAATGTGGGTTCTGCCATCAGCAGAAAACTCGAGGATGTCAG gaACGCGCCAACTTTCAAGTCATTTGAGGGGAGAATGGAGACGTTTAAG GGCAAGACCAAGATGAGTCCATCAGCATCCACCACTAACCCTGACAACCAGGACGGCGGCGGCGGCCCTGCCTCTGAGTCTTTGCTCAGTCAGCCTGAAGACTTGCCCTCCCAGGAGGCGCCGATGAACTAA